CTGCGACGGCACAGAGACCGGCAGGCCGCGCGGGCACTCTTCAACTATTCCATTTTCTATCTCGCCGCCCTGTTTTTTCTAATGCTGCCCCCCCAATGGTGACCGGCCATGACGATGAACAGACTCAATAAAACAAAAACCAGAATCGGGCTCTCGGTCGCGTCGATTTTCGGCTTGGGCGTCTTATTGCTCCTGACGACCCTGTTGCTCACCGGTTGCGAGGTCGAACGGCCGCACTCCATCCTCGACCCGGCCGGTCCCGCAGCCGGTCTTATCTCCGATCTGTGGTGGCGGATGTTCTGGGTCTACGGCCTGGTCTTTGTCATCACCCTGACGCTGCTGGTTCTCGCCTTATTCGCCCGCCGGCGGGAATCTCCCGCGCTGGGCTTTCGCTTTGTTTTTGTGGCCGGGATCGCGATTCCGGCCCTGATAATGGTCATCATGCTGGTGGATACCCTGCGGGTCATGGGGCACCTCCACGCCACGTCCGAAGATCTGCATGTGCAGGTGATCAGCCATCACTGGTGGTTCGAGGTGCAGTATCCCGAACAGGGCGTGACGGATGCCAACGAGATTCATGTCCCGGTGGGCAGCATGGTGCGTTTCGAGTTGATCTCGGATGGCGTGATGCACAGTTTCTGGGTGCCGCGCCTCGGCGGCAAGCGCGATATGCTGCCGGATTACTAT
The nucleotide sequence above comes from Geoalkalibacter ferrihydriticus DSM 17813. Encoded proteins:
- a CDS encoding c-type cytochrome — its product is MTMNRLNKTKTRIGLSVASIFGLGVLLLLTTLLLTGCEVERPHSILDPAGPAAGLISDLWWRMFWVYGLVFVITLTLLVLALFARRRESPALGFRFVFVAGIAIPALIMVIMLVDTLRVMGHLHATSEDLHVQVISHHWWFEVQYPEQGVTDANEIHVPVGSMVRFELISDGVMHSFWVPRLGGKRDMLPDYYTELYLQADEPGVYHGTCTEYCAGVHALMGFRLVAHEPEDFARWVEKAAEPPPAPTDPHLQRGREAFMSGGCGACHTIKGVSRGTMGPDLTLIGGRHTLGAGTLDNNRGNLAGWIANPQAIKPGNMMPKSYLEPEDLNALVDYLWSLQ